One region of Gossypium raimondii isolate GPD5lz chromosome 6, ASM2569854v1, whole genome shotgun sequence genomic DNA includes:
- the LOC105774459 gene encoding uncharacterized protein LOC105774459: MENSAKKMNSENKYRTIAVTVTPFIILGGICIGLGWRYVSRAWNRKPKPKLARSMSFSALHGGKLAFERLVDYHNYGGKSTNIDADIKKLEELLADEHPRFKEIQRVLARLEMSRKEDEAMEVLNKALEKARKQGKPHEVYELEILLAELYIYKGDVQQALNCKCLVEDGGDSDARRPLYKAIICLMDQREEEARKYWQDFKDVQHMTIPPCFHEDEFTEFKNAVNLLKKDIDATKQ, encoded by the exons ATGGAAAACTCGGCTAAAAAGATGAATTCAGAGAATAAATATAGAACAATAGCAGTGACGGTGACACCCTTTATCATCCTGGGCGGTATATGCATTGGTTTGGGATGGAGATATGTGAGCCGTGCATGGAATCGGAAACCAAAGCCGAAGCTCGCAAGGTCCATGTCCTTTTCTGCCCTTCATGGAGGTAAACTGGCTTTCGAGAGATTGGTTGATTATCACAATTATGGAGGCAAGTCAACCAACATTGATGCTGATATCAAAAAGCTGGAGGAGTTACTTGCTGATGAACATCCTCGTTTCAAGGAAATTCAG CGTGTTCTTGCGAGGCTGGAAATGAGCAGAAAAGAAGATGAAGCCATGGAAGTGTTGAATAAAGCATTGGAAAAGGCCCGAAAGCAAGGCAAACCGCATGAAGTTTACGAGCTTGAAATTCTGCTTGCAGAATTGTATATCTACAAG GGAGATGTTCAACAGGCTTTGAACTGCAAATGCTTAGTAGAAGATGGAGGGGATTCTGATGCACGACGTCCCCTTTATAAG GCTATTATTTGCTTGATGGACCAGAGAGAGGAAGAAGCCCGTAAGTATTGGCAAGACTTTAAAGATGTGCAACACATGACAATCCCACCATGTTTCCATGAAGATGAGTTCACTGAATTTAAGAATGCTGTCAATCTGCTCAAAAAAGATATTGATgctacaaaacaataa
- the LOC105774458 gene encoding uncharacterized protein LOC105774458 yields MEAALCLGYGPLPSISLRTVPASTRLHFGFNPSFLLVSSGFITNHRQCRRFYGPGPLALDRSNSSMASANENGGAKVVRGAVGASLALACALGIIGCGCKMNFKAIAGPKPVYRKAPSFEHIAPPAPRKMALKSLLDVTVNLASKEGRRARDSPGSQIPGPRPSSPSKDQIDQLKKEAVSLMKRGLPEEALYMLKNEYKKYEMSEPEAAYYMNMVLVEILISQGKYEEAYEFMTSHDQKISELDVRPTLYKAIICTMLDKDDEAQRLWDDFAGSVGGFFPHGF; encoded by the exons aTGGAAGCTGCACTCTGCCTTGGCTATGGACCTTTGCCCAGCATTTCCCTTCGCACAGTGCCAGCCTCCACCAGACTTCATTTCGGGTTTAACCCTTCTTTTTTATTGGTTTCGAGTGGCTTCATAACGAATCACCGACAATGTCGTAGGTTCTATGGTCCGGGACCTCTTGCACTTGACAGGTCTAATTCGTCAATGGCTTCTGCAAACGAAAATGGTGGTGCCAAAGTTGTTCGAGGGGCAGTTGGGGCGTCTCTTGCTTTGGCTTGTGCATTAGGCATCATCGGTTGTGGCTGTAAGATGAACTTTAAAGCTATTGCCGGCCCGAAGCCTGTTTATCGGAAAGCTCCATCTTTCGAACATATTGCACCTCCAGCACCGAGGAAAATGGCACTCAAGTCATTGTTGGATGTCACGGTGAACCTCGCTTCAAAAGAGGGAAGAAGGGCCAGGGACAGTCCAGGGTCACAAATCCCTGGTCCACGGCCTTCATCTCCAtcaaaggatcaaattgatcaACTCAAG AAAGAGGCAGTGAGCCTAATGAAACGTGGGCTGCCTGAGGAAGCACTATATATGTTGAAGAATGAATACAAGAAATATGAAATGTCGGAACCTGAGGCGGCTTATTACATGAACATGGTACTAGTTGAAATTTTGATCAGTCAG GGAAAATACGAAGAAGCCTATGagtttatgacttctcatgatcaGAAGATTTCAGAGTTGGATGTTCGGCCTACTCTTTACAAG GCTATTATATGCACCATGTTAGATAAAGATGATGAAGCGCAGCGTTTATGGGATGATTTCGCAGGATCCGTTGGAGGGTTTTTCCCCCATGGTTTCTAA
- the LOC105774457 gene encoding gibberellin 2-beta-dioxygenase isoform X1: MVVLSQPPALEHCSLIKTCKPTCVFTGIPVIDLRDPEAKTLIVKACEEYGFFKLINHGVPMEFMTRLEAEALSFFNLPQSDKDKATPFGYGSNKIGPNGDVGWIEYLLVNTNPQLTSLKTLSENFCYAVNDYILAVKRLAFEVVEIMADGLEIEPRNVLSRLLRDEKSDSCFRLNHYPPCPQLQALSGRNLIGFGEHTDPQIISILRSNNTSGLQICLRDRTWVSVPPDQTSFFISVGDALQVMSNGRLRSVRHRVLTDSMKSRVSMIYFGGPPMSEKIVALPCLMAKGEESLYKEFTWWEYKTCAYNSRLGANRLGLFEKTANASL, translated from the exons ATGGTTGTGTTGTCACAGCCACCAGCATTAGAGCATTGTTCCTTGATCAAAACATGCAAGCCTACATGTGTTTTCACAGGGATTCCGGTGATTGACCTAAGGGACCCGGAAGCAAAGACCCTCATAGTCAAGGCCTGTGAAGAGTATGGCTTCTTCAAACTGATCAATCATGGTGTTCCAATGGAATTCATGACCAGATTGGAAGCTGAAGCTCTTAGCTTCTTTAACCTCCCCCAGTCTGACAAGGACAAAGCTACCCCTTTTGGCTATGGCAGcaacaaaattggaccaaatgGTGATGTGGGATGGATTGAATATCTCCTTGTCAATACCAATCCTCAACTCACCTCCCTCAAAACTCTTTCAGAAAATTTCTG CTATGCAGTGAATGACTATATCCTAGCAGTGAAGAGATTGGCATTTGAAGTAGTGGAAATAATGGCCGATGGCCTGGAAATTGAGCCAAGGAATGTGTTGAGTAGGTTATTAAGAGATGAGAAGAGTGACTCGTGTTTCAGGCTAAACCACTATCCACCATGCCCACAGCTACAGGCATTGAGTGGTAGAAATTTAATTGGGTTTGGGGAACATACAGACCCACAGATAATTTCTATCCTAAGATCCAACAACACATCAGGCCTGCAAATATGTCTGAGAGATAGGACTTGGGTTTCAGTCCCTCCTGATCAAACCTCCTTTTTCATCAGTGTTGGTGATGCCTTGCAG GTAATGAGTAATGGGAGGCTAAGAAGTGTAAGGCATAGGGTGTTAACAGACTCAATGAAATCAAGGGTTTCAATGATCTATTTTGGAGGGCCACCTATGAGTGAAAAGATAGTGGCTTTACCTTGTCTAATGGCAAAGGGAGAAGAGAGCTTGTACAAGGAATTCACATGGTGGGAATACAAAACTTGTGCATACAATTCAAGGTTGGGTGCTAATAGGCTTGGGCTGTTTGAGAAAACTGCTAATGCAAGCCTATGA
- the LOC105774457 gene encoding gibberellin 2-beta-dioxygenase isoform X2: protein MVVLSQPPALEHCSLIKTCKPTCVFTGIPVIDLRDPEAKTLIVKACEEYGFFKLINHGVPMEFMTRLEAEALSFFNLPQSDKDKATPFGYGSNKIGPNGDVGWIEYLLVNTNPQLTSLKTLSENFCYAVNDYILAVKRLAFEVVEIMADGLEIEPRNVLSRLLRDEKSDSCFRLNHYPPCPQLQALSGRNLIGFGEHTDPQIISILRSNNTSGLQICLRDRTWVSVPPDQTSFFISVGDALQAGNE, encoded by the exons ATGGTTGTGTTGTCACAGCCACCAGCATTAGAGCATTGTTCCTTGATCAAAACATGCAAGCCTACATGTGTTTTCACAGGGATTCCGGTGATTGACCTAAGGGACCCGGAAGCAAAGACCCTCATAGTCAAGGCCTGTGAAGAGTATGGCTTCTTCAAACTGATCAATCATGGTGTTCCAATGGAATTCATGACCAGATTGGAAGCTGAAGCTCTTAGCTTCTTTAACCTCCCCCAGTCTGACAAGGACAAAGCTACCCCTTTTGGCTATGGCAGcaacaaaattggaccaaatgGTGATGTGGGATGGATTGAATATCTCCTTGTCAATACCAATCCTCAACTCACCTCCCTCAAAACTCTTTCAGAAAATTTCTG CTATGCAGTGAATGACTATATCCTAGCAGTGAAGAGATTGGCATTTGAAGTAGTGGAAATAATGGCCGATGGCCTGGAAATTGAGCCAAGGAATGTGTTGAGTAGGTTATTAAGAGATGAGAAGAGTGACTCGTGTTTCAGGCTAAACCACTATCCACCATGCCCACAGCTACAGGCATTGAGTGGTAGAAATTTAATTGGGTTTGGGGAACATACAGACCCACAGATAATTTCTATCCTAAGATCCAACAACACATCAGGCCTGCAAATATGTCTGAGAGATAGGACTTGGGTTTCAGTCCCTCCTGATCAAACCTCCTTTTTCATCAGTGTTGGTGATGCCTTGCAG gCAGGTAATGAGTAA
- the LOC105774133 gene encoding uncharacterized protein LOC105774133 isoform X2: MADEPSLTRWSFLFGRKRLPEPQNGQTADELDSNGTNSNVTSKENHPVRNTSDMAIYEQYRNQGTHSVHSNGVVSNGFDSRPQRSLLPAFESAEMRALGESLSRDIVRGNPDVKWESIKGLEDAKRLLKEAVVMPIKYPKYFTGLLSPWKGILLFGPPGTGKTMLAKAVATECKTTFFNISASSVVSKWRGDSEKLIKVLFDLARHHAPSTIFLDEIDAIISQRGGEGRSEHEASRRLKTELLIQMDGLTRSDELVFVLAATNLPWELDAAMLRRLEKRILVPLPEPEARKAMFEELLPQQHGEEALPYDILVERSEGYSGSDIRLLCKEAAMQPLRRLMAVLEDNQEVVPEDELPNVGPVTSDDIETALRNTRPSAHLHAHRYEKFNGDYGSQILR; encoded by the exons ATGGCTGATGAACCTTCTCTCACTCGATGGTCTTTTCTG TTTGGGAGGAAGAGATTGCCTGAGCCGCAAAATGGTCAAACTGCTGATGAGCTCGACTCCAATGGCACTAATTCGAACGTGACTTCAAAAGAAAACCACCCTGTCAGGAACACTTCTGATATGGCTATCTACGAGCAGTACCGGAACCAG GGTACACACTCGGTGCACTCAAATGGCGTGGTGTCTAATGGATTTGATTCGAGACC GCAAAGGTCTCTGCTTCCTGCTTTTGAATCTGCAGAAATGCGTGCATTAGGAGAGAGTTTAAGTAg GGACATCGTTCGAGGGAATCCAGATGTTAAGTGGGAAAGCATCAAGGGATTAGAGGATGCCAAACGCTTACTTAAAGAGGCAGTTGTTATGCCTATAAAATATCCCAA GTACTTTACTGGTCTTCTTTCACCATGGAAGGGTATTCTCCTTTTTGGCCCCCCAGGGACAGGAAAG ACAATGCTGGCAAAGGCTGTAGCAACAGAATGCAAGACCAcatttttcaatatttcagCATCATCTGTTGTCAGCAAATGGCGTG GTGATTCTGAGAAGTTAATAAAAGTACTATTTGACCTAGCAAGACACCATGCACCGTCTACCATTTTTCTTGATGAAATTGATGCCATTATAAGTCAGCGCGGTGGTGAAGGACGCAGCGAGCATGAAGCTAGTAGGCGTTTGAAAACTGAGCTACTTATACAG ATGGATGGTTTGACACGGTCAGATGAGCTTGTGTTTGTTCTGGCAGCAACAAACCTCCCCTGGGAATTGGATGCTGCCATGCTCCGTCGTCTTGAGAAGCGA ATCCTTGTTCCTCTCCCAGAGCCAGAAGCAAGAAAAGCAATGTTTGAAGAGCTTCTGCCCCAACAGCATGGTGAGGAGGCTCTTCCTTATGATATATTAGTGGAAAGATCAGAAGGTTACTCAGGTTCAGATATTCGATTACTTTGCAAAGAAGCAGCCATGCAGCCTTTGAGACGCCTAATGGCTGTCCTTGAGGATAACCAGGAAGTAGTGCCTGAGGATG AGCTGCCGAATGTTGGGCCAGTTACGTCTGATGATATAGAAACTGCTTTGAGGAACACCAGACCATCGGCACATTTACATGCTCATCGCTACGAGAAGTTCAATGGAGACTATGGCAGTCAAATACTCCGATGA
- the LOC105774133 gene encoding uncharacterized protein LOC105774133 isoform X1: MADEPSLTRWSFLDFKLFYDAKFGRKRLPEPQNGQTADELDSNGTNSNVTSKENHPVRNTSDMAIYEQYRNQGTHSVHSNGVVSNGFDSRPQRSLLPAFESAEMRALGESLSRDIVRGNPDVKWESIKGLEDAKRLLKEAVVMPIKYPKYFTGLLSPWKGILLFGPPGTGKTMLAKAVATECKTTFFNISASSVVSKWRGDSEKLIKVLFDLARHHAPSTIFLDEIDAIISQRGGEGRSEHEASRRLKTELLIQMDGLTRSDELVFVLAATNLPWELDAAMLRRLEKRILVPLPEPEARKAMFEELLPQQHGEEALPYDILVERSEGYSGSDIRLLCKEAAMQPLRRLMAVLEDNQEVVPEDELPNVGPVTSDDIETALRNTRPSAHLHAHRYEKFNGDYGSQILR, from the exons ATGGCTGATGAACCTTCTCTCACTCGATGGTCTTTTCTG gattttaaactattttatgaTGCCAAGTTTGGGAGGAAGAGATTGCCTGAGCCGCAAAATGGTCAAACTGCTGATGAGCTCGACTCCAATGGCACTAATTCGAACGTGACTTCAAAAGAAAACCACCCTGTCAGGAACACTTCTGATATGGCTATCTACGAGCAGTACCGGAACCAG GGTACACACTCGGTGCACTCAAATGGCGTGGTGTCTAATGGATTTGATTCGAGACC GCAAAGGTCTCTGCTTCCTGCTTTTGAATCTGCAGAAATGCGTGCATTAGGAGAGAGTTTAAGTAg GGACATCGTTCGAGGGAATCCAGATGTTAAGTGGGAAAGCATCAAGGGATTAGAGGATGCCAAACGCTTACTTAAAGAGGCAGTTGTTATGCCTATAAAATATCCCAA GTACTTTACTGGTCTTCTTTCACCATGGAAGGGTATTCTCCTTTTTGGCCCCCCAGGGACAGGAAAG ACAATGCTGGCAAAGGCTGTAGCAACAGAATGCAAGACCAcatttttcaatatttcagCATCATCTGTTGTCAGCAAATGGCGTG GTGATTCTGAGAAGTTAATAAAAGTACTATTTGACCTAGCAAGACACCATGCACCGTCTACCATTTTTCTTGATGAAATTGATGCCATTATAAGTCAGCGCGGTGGTGAAGGACGCAGCGAGCATGAAGCTAGTAGGCGTTTGAAAACTGAGCTACTTATACAG ATGGATGGTTTGACACGGTCAGATGAGCTTGTGTTTGTTCTGGCAGCAACAAACCTCCCCTGGGAATTGGATGCTGCCATGCTCCGTCGTCTTGAGAAGCGA ATCCTTGTTCCTCTCCCAGAGCCAGAAGCAAGAAAAGCAATGTTTGAAGAGCTTCTGCCCCAACAGCATGGTGAGGAGGCTCTTCCTTATGATATATTAGTGGAAAGATCAGAAGGTTACTCAGGTTCAGATATTCGATTACTTTGCAAAGAAGCAGCCATGCAGCCTTTGAGACGCCTAATGGCTGTCCTTGAGGATAACCAGGAAGTAGTGCCTGAGGATG AGCTGCCGAATGTTGGGCCAGTTACGTCTGATGATATAGAAACTGCTTTGAGGAACACCAGACCATCGGCACATTTACATGCTCATCGCTACGAGAAGTTCAATGGAGACTATGGCAGTCAAATACTCCGATGA